Genomic segment of Apium graveolens cultivar Ventura chromosome 7, ASM990537v1, whole genome shotgun sequence:
GAATTTAAAAGTGTTGGTTACCAGGACCAACCTCATGCGGGTTGGAATCCTTTCCGACCAAGTGGGAGTGAGACGTAAATATGTGAGATTTAGAAAAGGCGTCCCTGTCTCGCGTGCTATGGATTCATATAGTGATGAAGAGGctgaagaggaagaagaagaagaagtaaaATATAGCTCTCTTCAGGACGAGGTTCCTTCAGGTTTGGTCATTTTAGGTTTTAATGGCGCGCCTTCCATTGTTGGCGCGCCTTCCATTGTTGGCGCGCCTTTGTTGTAGAAGAATTTTATTTTCAGGCGTAAATTTTTGTCAATTTCAATCTTTGCTTGTTATTTTACTTTCCTTAATTATAGATCGTTCATCTATGTTATGCACTTTATTCTTATTTTTGTCTTTCCTTCTTGTTCCTCTGTATCCTTCATGTTCATCTTAGACTTTTACTTCAAGACTTGTCTAGGCGCACCTTATTTATTTGGCGCATTTATTTTGCTATCTAATGTTGGTTTATTTGTTTTGTACAGGCATGGCTCCCCCAAGAATTCTCAAGTCATTCGGGGTGCGTCCAAGCGACAAGCCTAGACCTAAATCAAATAAGGATGCTCCTAAGCGCCAGTCTTCCATTCCTGCTCCTGCTCCCGTCTTCCAGTCTGCTCCCATTCCGAAAAAGTCAGTGATCAACTTGACTGAGAGACAGAGCGCGCCCAAAAGGCCACGGACGGAAGGCGCGCCTTCAGGTTCTTCAGCCTCCCTAAACTGTCTTGGCCCACTAGGCTCCCTCCATGTGACTGATGAGAAAGTGGAGCAATGGAAAGCTATGAGTTTAGAGGATGCCACTAGAGTTTCTATTAAGGCTTCTTGCCAATTGTTCATTCATTCTAGCCAAATGGTGGACAAGCTTATGGAGGAAAAGGCGCGCCAAGAGAGGCTTCAGGGAGACAATAACATCTTGCAGAATACTCTCAAGGACAAAGATTTCCTTCATTCCAAAGACATAAAAGCCAATGATTCTGAGATAGCTTTCCTCAAGGGTGAGGTCGCCAATTCATCTTCTTTGCTTGAGATTGTCAAAAAAAAGGTAGAATCTCTTAATGTAGAACTGGCTGAAGCAATGGCGAGGATAGAGTACCCTGAGGATCGGGAAAAGAATGGTTGGCTGGAGGAGAGGAGGACAATCACAGACGAAGCTTTCACCAATGGTTTTCACTTCTACCGGATATGGTTCATGGCGAACGATCCTAAGTATAGCTTCGAAAAGTTTGGCGAAGAAACCGTTGCAGAGATGGCAGAATTCAAGAAAGAGTTCGCCCATGAGATCTAGTCCAAAAGGGTAGAACTCGGGTTGGAGGAACTTGAGGGCGCGCCTACTGAGGAGCCAGAAAAGGACACGCCTGAGGTCGATCACTCGACTCCTCTCCAATCCAACCCACCTACTGATGAAAATGAGGGCGCGCCCTAATTTGTTATCTTCTCTTATCTGAACTGAGTCTCTTAATACTTTGAGGAGCCAACCCTCTTTTGATATTGTGCAAAGTTGTATGACTATGTTTTGCTACTCTTTAACTTTTGCATTATGACATATCGTATGGTTTTATTTTTATCCCTTTCAGCATGCATATAAAATCTGCTAAGGTGGGCGTGCCTTAATTTTATATAGTTCTCTATTTTGATTCTCTCTCAAACCATTATACACTTCTATCATATAGAAACACGAGGTGCGTCCTTCCATAATGGCGCGCCCTTATATCATGTTTATATTTTCAGAACATAAATCTTCTTTAAAGTCAAACCGTTATGGCGTGCCTTACTGTAGGGCGCGCCCTTTAGCATTTAGAGGACATTATTTAGTATATTCATGGGTACTTGTCTCTTTGAAAGATTTTAAAGTTGCTCCTATGTCATTGAGATCTATAAAATTCTTTATCGGAGCATTTTGAAATCAGGGCGCACCCTGATTCTTTTTTAACGTGTAAGTGCCAAGTACACCTTTCTTATTAATGATTCTTTTGCAATAATTTTATTTAAGTACCAAACCAATGGCGCGCCTTGATATGAAAGACTTTTCCTTAATTTATTTGATCAGCCACACTGTTTTATTTTTGTGCCATCAATTTGCTAAGTGTCATGCTTCTAGGCGCGTCCTTTTATGGAGGCGTGTCATGGTATCCTGATCATTAATAATTTGGGTGTGCCTTAACATAGGGCGCGTCTCAGATTTTCTTAGATAAGTGTTTTTATAACTTATGATTTACTAGGGCATATTCCTTAGTATAATGTTGGAATTCTGCTGTCATATCACAGCATGGATATATTTTGTTGGTGTATCACTCATAGGAGTTCTTTATTATGAAGGAACTTTGTCTGAAAGTTTTATATGCCAAGCAAATAAAGCAATTTGAAGCAACTTCTTTCTTTTATTGATAATGTGCTCTAGTGTACAAATTACAACAGTCCCATGACTACTATGCTCTATGGGGAAATTATTTGGAAATTTTATCATTCTgctatttccaaagttcgtagTCATGTATACCGCCCCTAGGCTATgaggaatttatttgctactaATCTATTACATATGAATTAATCATAGAAATGAGGGGGACAAAGCCacaccctactgataatactttcgTAAATGCTCTGCATTCCAAGCTCGGGGAATAAGTTTACCATCCAAATCTTCCAAGCGGTAGGTTCCCTTCCAAAGTATAGccttgaccttgtatggtcccTCCCAAATAGCTCCAAGCACTTCATGCTGAGCTATTTTGGTGTTTGGCATGACCTTTCGTAACACGAGATCCCCTACCTTGAATGGCACGGATTTTACCCTCTTATTAAAATACCTCGCGATTCTCTGCTGGTATGCAGCAAGCTTTAATTCAGAGTTTGTTTGGGCTTCGTCTAGCAAGTCCAAATGGAGCCTCTGGTTGACCTCTGCATCTTCTTCAATAAACAAGTCTCTTCGTTTGGATCCGACTCCTACCTCCACGGGAACCATAGCCTCATACCCGTAAGTCAGTAAAAATGGGGTTTCTCATGTGGTCGATCTGGGAGTTGTGTTGTAAGACCAAAGGACCATGGGTATCTCCTCTGGCAAATCTCCCTTCTTTTCTTCCAACTTAGCTTTCAAAGTATgctttatgattttgtttatggcTTCTGTCTAACCATTGCTTTGCGGGTGATAGACTGCGGCAAAATCTTTCTTGATGTTCAAGTCCTCACAAAGCTTCCTTAGCTCTTTACTGTCAAACTGCTTCCCATTGTCTGAGATGAgtttgtaggattttatacatcacagaagcatgataaaacatttttcttgatataaaatccatataatcgcatataaatcgtgaataaatcgagggatcgattactaacctttaatagtgatccaagaacgatgaacggagatccctaacagctgctcctcaagtgtgaagcactccaccggtatccaccaagagatcaaaataatggagggaggaaaaggttgagagaattagggtttttatttttTGGGTTGAGccaaatagggtttataatagtttatttataggcaaaattttcagctgaaaattttccataaaatattattattattaaccctttaattgactattcttattaaccaattaactaataattaaaacaccttttaatcattaatcccttttctaaacactttagaaaaataattctctcacttgatttaatttccaaaattaaattcttaattaataatattaagaacttttcttaattaatttataattaattaaatctcatttaatcaattattaaatttgctaattaattatttatttcacaaataaataattaccagtcattattaattaattcctccaccattaaatcattctcttttatggtgtgaccctgtaggttcaatattaagccggtagtagaaataaataatttgcgttctcgcttctgaccccttacaatttgcctacatatctctatttatagggaatcaaactaacgtagttcttggggaacaagaaacctaagGAGCTTAGATTTCTTGTCCCGAGACCCaatgggaaacccactggaaatcgtcttctactagctttaggaatgtccgccgatgaggcccaaccacaaaggtcCAAGGCTcccgcggcttcgagacttcacggataatgcatctccctagccaaggataaccctccgctaccagttttttctctagtccgtggacacaggtatagtcgtggttcaccccaaatgttggacgcatccttgtcccccgataaagagcccctaccagattacaggacaagtgatcccaagtttttgggtgcaaagtgcaggatactccgaaattttccaacgaggacacccgttgactgCAGAGACAGAGCTACCAAAGCTCACACCAGattttaccccacatccccaatgaggacactcatttactacaggaggaggccttcagtccaggcatacccccggaggtctctgaccacggacaccgccttcctGTAGATGTGCTACAAAAAgaagttcttcaatagagtacttgcatcaaataggttagtaataataatcttcATTTTCCCGGAATCTCCCAAAGAACCTGTCCAAGCAATCATGTTGAAGTCCTTTCCAAGGTATTCCTCTGACCTAGGGCGCGCCACCTCTCCAtgaattttcttcttttccaCCAAATCACTGGGTGCGCCACCTCTCCATGAAGAGGGCGCCCCCCTTGTAGATGGGGTTTATTGACTGCAATCCTCTTTATCAACCATCAAAAATATAGGGTGCGTCTTGCCTACACCAAAGGCGCACCTATTTTCCTTCCGTAAGGAAGATAACTTTATTTATTCCTTAATTTTAGgcatttctttctaaattttgactattttatcaatctcaatctgaaatattgtttataccaatttttgggcataacactGGATAGTGGAGTTAGAGATTTCGAATGTGGAAGTTGAGTGTGATTCTTTGCTCACAGTTCATACTATCCACAAAGAAACACCAAATTTGCTTGAGGTTGGAAATATACTCGATGAATGTCGTGCAATAATAAGATGGAGGCGCGATATTAGGGTCTTACGTATTTTTTAACAGGCACACACAAGCTGGGGTCTTTCGGGAAATAGCCCGTTAATTCTTCAGAATGAGGGGAAGGTGCGTAAATCTTACTCTCTGGATATACTGGTATGTTTAGTTTGATTTGGTTAAGGTAACATAGTAGCTCATCCG
This window contains:
- the LOC141674740 gene encoding uncharacterized protein LOC141674740 encodes the protein MVPVEVGVGSKRRDLFIEEDAEVNQRLHLDLLDEAQTNSELKLAAYQQRIARYFNKRVKSVPFKVGDLVLRKVMPNTKIAQHEVLGAIWEGPYKVKAILWKGTYRLEDLDGKLIPRAWNAEHLRKYYQ